Genomic segment of Arachis stenosperma cultivar V10309 chromosome 4, arast.V10309.gnm1.PFL2, whole genome shotgun sequence:
AGGCCTAAttcaaattttgaataaaaacgGCTCCTTTTAATAGTGTCCATTAGAACCTTTCCCTTAATATATTGAAATTGACTTCATAAATTGAtaatatcttatatttatttacttaaattaacttttttttaaatcataataatttttGCCTAACAGTAGGTCTATGAATCTTCACCATATCTGATCATGAGGTTTCAAATAGTACAATATACAGATTCGGCACTTGTCAAAGCATCACCGAGCAGAAGGACTCCTATAAAATTCTGGTACTGTCGCTGGAAAGAACATTTGCCTCACTCCTTCATCCCTGATGATGGGGAATATTATGCCAAATGCACACTGAAACATATTCATTAGTTACAATAACAATTTAATTATGTCAACATGCATCACTGTCAGCCTAAACTGTGAATAagaattaagaaataaaaacaTTGAAAATAATGGAGCGAATTGCAATGAACTATGACATAATGTATTCGAATCATCACATAAAATTTTCCATGGTTCTGAGAACCAAATTGAACTGGCAGGTTCAATTGGGTTAACCGAAAACCTGACATCTAAGTGGTCTAGTTCTGTGTAAAAAACATATTCTAGTGAATCAGTTAAAAAATCAGTAAAAACAGttaaaaagtataattaaaaaaaaaagttcttaaaataaaaaatatatatttcatacaaagtatattattttattgaataaattaccatttgtacccataaaaGATACAGACGCTGATAAATGTACCCATATAAGAATAAAACGACAATTGTCACCACTACTCTTGGCACACGGAAGCCATCTTAGTGGTTTCAATTGTCGTTTTATTCTTATATAGGTATATTTGTCAGCGTCTGTATCTTTCATACGTAcaaatgataatttatttttattttgttatatctAATTCAACTCCAGTTGAACCTCTCAACCATTGAACCTTTAGCTTCACCGGTGACTAGTTCGGTATTCAAAACCTTgaaatttttagttaattacTAAAGCCATTAGAACATAAGAAAAACATACTACAATGGGAAAATCAAATTGGAAAAGGTAACGAAAGCCATATTCCATGATTGAGGTAATGAAGAGACCAGAACCATTTATTTTGAAGGAGGAACTCACCAAAATTAATCTAGCTCCGATCCAAGTGCATCTAAATGAGGGAAAAGGAAACAACAAACGGCCAACACCATAGATTGCTACAGCAAAGAAATGGAGAACTAAACTAAGAGGTCGAGGATTCAGACCAGACAGCAAAGCCATTGGTCCAGATGAGAAAATAGTTCCAAGGCTCAAGTAGTCAAAACAAGCTTCGCGTAGTTCGTTACTAGCTTGATCAGATGAAGCAGAAAAGACTATATATAGGGCTCCAGCTAAAGTATTTATAGTAGATGCCAAAGGCTGCAAAGTACATGTCATGAGTTAAAATCTACATGGTATGAAGATTAAGATTCTAAGTACCGTTTATCATAATGCTTCAAAGACAAACTTCTATTACGCCATGTGTTCAAACATTCATCATTAGGACTTATAAATTGCGCTCAATATGAACCAGTTTAGAGATGAGATATATAAGTTTCCATCCTGAAACAATATGTAAGCTAAAATGTAAATACTAGCTTACCTTACGCAAGAtgtaaaaggatccaagacaTTTGCATAATGAATCTACATCATTTAGGTCAGTTAGCGGCTTAAGCAGATCTCGCAGCACAACAATATCAGATAGTGCCACTGTCATTCCTCCACCAGTCAAAGGATGACGCATGTTGAAAGCATCACCTATTAAAAGAGCTCCAGGAGTAGGAATAGGTTCAGCTGGCATATAACCATTAGGCATGATTCTAATATTTTCTGTGTCAATTGCAGATATGAAAGCATCATGAAGTTCAGCTGGAATCTGTATCACAGGAAAAGAACACGAGAAACCGAGCACAAGAAAACCAAATGTTTACATTGTTTCCAGTTTGTAGAGGCATGTAAAACTGCATACTCGACTACTAGTAAGCTGCAATTGGAATATCACATGCAAACTAGGATAGTAACAGATACCTGAGGAGCCACCATAGTCTTCAAGAAGTTGGCCATTTTGCCATTACCTATAGGAGGTACCTTTTGACCAGGTATATCAACTAAGCAGCGAACCTCTGTGCTGCTTATACGATAAAATAAGATTGGGGAAGGATTTGCCAGAATAACATGGCCATGGTTTTCAAATGGGAGTTGACAATTCTCCAGGATTAAACCGACAAAACAAGAAGGTACTTCTACCTGGAAAATGACCAACAGAATTATATTTGTGGGAGTCAATTTGAGACTTGAGCAAAACCAAGATAATCCTCTAACATTCACCATATCAGTACAGTAATTTGCCATATGACTTATTTACAAGACAATTCAACCTTGGGGTGACAGAGAGAATGACGCAACTTTGAGAAGCAGCCATCACAAACAATTGTGAGGGGAGCATAAGCTTTGTGCTCTTTACCATCTTTAGATTTGTACTGAACACCAATAACAGTTTTATTGTCCTTCCAAAGAAGAGAAGTTACAGTGCCTTCATTCATTTGTACACTGAACAATGTAAAGAGCACATGAGATTATCGGGGAAAGCAATACTGAGCAGAAAGCTATTACAATAAAAAGTTATCTGATTATTTCCTAATTTTAGCccattaaataattataataattagaTAACAAAAGACAAAAGCAAGAGAGACTACCATGGGAGTGCCTTAGTTTTTTCTCTCAACCTTTGTATAAATCGTCCATTGTGAAAGCTCCTACCAGCCACATCAGCATGATAGTTTTCCAATGGATAAGGTAATTTAATATTTTCTCTATCCTTGTAGAGAATGTAACCTAGCACCTGTTGTGCATCGATTTGGTCCAGACAGTCTGAAAA
This window contains:
- the LOC130973259 gene encoding squalene monooxygenase SE1-like isoform X2, whose amino-acid sequence is MCDLVLRSKCLNHFNFSFTCNNNNLILINNSLFLRIESHSSTRNTHICKGRKLNDSGSGTGADVIIVGAGVAGSALAYTLAKDGRRVHVIEKDLRVPNRINGELLQPGGYIKLKELGLEDCLDQIDAQQVLGYILYKDRENIKLPYPLENYHADVAGRSFHNGRFIQRLREKTKALPCVQMNEGTVTSLLWKDNKTVIGVQYKSKDGKEHKAYAPLTIVCDGCFSKLRHSLCHPKVEVPSCFVGLILENCQLPFENHGHVILANPSPILFYRISSTEVRCLVDIPGQKVPPIGNGKMANFLKTMVAPQIPAELHDAFISAIDTENIRIMPNGYMPAEPIPTPGALLIGDAFNMRHPLTGGGMTVALSDIVVLRDLLKPLTDLNDVDSLCKCLGSFYILRKPLASTINTLAGALYIVFSASSDQASNELREACFDYLSLGTIFSSGPMALLSGLNPRPLSLVLHFFAVAIYGVGRLLFPFPSFRCTWIGARLILG
- the LOC130973259 gene encoding squalene epoxidase 3-like isoform X1: MCDLVLRSKCLNHFNFSFTCNNNNLILINNSLFLRIESHSSTRNTHICKGRKLNDSGSGTGADVIIVGAGVAGSALAYTLAKDGRRVHVIEKDLRVPNRINGELLQPGGYIKLKELGLEDCLDQIDAQQVLGYILYKDRENIKLPYPLENYHADVAGRSFHNGRFIQRLREKTKALPCVQMNEGTVTSLLWKDNKTVIGVQYKSKDGKEHKAYAPLTIVCDGCFSKLRHSLCHPKVEVPSCFVGLILENCQLPFENHGHVILANPSPILFYRISSTEVRCLVDIPGQKVPPIGNGKMANFLKTMVAPQIPAELHDAFISAIDTENIRIMPNGYMPAEPIPTPGALLIGDAFNMRHPLTGGGMTVALSDIVVLRDLLKPLTDLNDVDSLCKCLGSFYILRKPLASTINTLAGALYIVFSASSDQASNELREACFDYLSLGTIFSSGPMALLSGLNPRPLSLVLHFFAVAIYGVGRLLFPFPSFRCTWIGARLILCAFGIIFPIIRDEGVRQMFFPATVPEFYRSPSAR